A single region of the Pelobates fuscus isolate aPelFus1 chromosome 4, aPelFus1.pri, whole genome shotgun sequence genome encodes:
- the GATAD1 gene encoding GATA zinc finger domain-containing protein 1 isoform X1, which yields MWFMQFLIPVFTSGNDNTGAMPLGLKPTCSMCKTNSSSMWKKGSQGEILCNNCTGKSSSYGPSTGGSSTFSGAIFASTSTSQQSNGGSSKQSKQEIHRRSARLRNTKYKSAPAVEKKVSTKGKGRRHIFKLKNPIKAPEAVSTIVTSESIFHKGLYYQVGDVVSVTDEDDGKTYYAQIRGFVQDQYCEKSAALTWLIPTLSSPQDCFDPASYIIGPDEDLPRKMECLDFVCHAPSEYFKSRSSPFPTLPTRPEKGYIWTHMGPTPAINIKEAIANHL from the exons ATGTGGTTTATGCAGTTCCTGATCCCTGTGTTTACATCTGGGAATGATAACACTGGAGCT ATGCCTCTGGGATTGAAGCCAACATGCAGCATGTGCAAAACCAATTCTTCTTCCATGTGGAAGAAGGGGAGCCAAGGAGAGATTCTTTGCAATAACTGCACTGGGAAAAGTAGCAGTTACGGACCCAGCACTGGTGGGAGCAGCACCTTCAGCGGGGCAATTTTCGCAAGCACCTCAACTTCACAACAAAGCAACGGGGGCAGCAGTAAGCAG TCTAAACAGGAAATCCACAGAAGATCTGCCCGTCTGAGAAACACCAAATATAAATCAGCACCAGCTGTTGAAAAGAAGGTTTCCACCAAAGGAAAAGGCAGGCGTCACATatttaaactgaaaaat CCGATTAAAGCCCCAGAAGCTGTATCTACAATAGTAACCAGCGAGTCCATTTTCCATAAG GGTTTGTACTATCAGGTCGGTGATGTTGTTTCGGTTACTGATGAAGATGATGGTAAAACATACTATGCCCAGATCAGAGGTTTCGTTCAGGATCAGTACTGTGAGAAGAGTGCGGCTCTGACATGGCTGATCCCTACTCTGTCAAGTCCACAGGACTGCTTTGATCCAGCATCTTATATAATAG GACCAGATGAAGATCTCCCCAGGAAAATGGAATGTCTGGACTTTGTGTGTCATGCTCCTTCGGAATATTTCAAATCTCGTTCATCCCCCTTCCCCACCTTGCCCACCAGACCTGAAAAGGGGTACATTTGGACTCATATGGGCCCCACTCCTGCAATCAACATAAAGGAAGCTATTGCAAACCACTTATAG
- the GATAD1 gene encoding GATA zinc finger domain-containing protein 1 isoform X2: MMPLGLKPTCSMCKTNSSSMWKKGSQGEILCNNCTGKSSSYGPSTGGSSTFSGAIFASTSTSQQSNGGSSKQSKQEIHRRSARLRNTKYKSAPAVEKKVSTKGKGRRHIFKLKNPIKAPEAVSTIVTSESIFHKGLYYQVGDVVSVTDEDDGKTYYAQIRGFVQDQYCEKSAALTWLIPTLSSPQDCFDPASYIIGPDEDLPRKMECLDFVCHAPSEYFKSRSSPFPTLPTRPEKGYIWTHMGPTPAINIKEAIANHL; this comes from the exons atg ATGCCTCTGGGATTGAAGCCAACATGCAGCATGTGCAAAACCAATTCTTCTTCCATGTGGAAGAAGGGGAGCCAAGGAGAGATTCTTTGCAATAACTGCACTGGGAAAAGTAGCAGTTACGGACCCAGCACTGGTGGGAGCAGCACCTTCAGCGGGGCAATTTTCGCAAGCACCTCAACTTCACAACAAAGCAACGGGGGCAGCAGTAAGCAG TCTAAACAGGAAATCCACAGAAGATCTGCCCGTCTGAGAAACACCAAATATAAATCAGCACCAGCTGTTGAAAAGAAGGTTTCCACCAAAGGAAAAGGCAGGCGTCACATatttaaactgaaaaat CCGATTAAAGCCCCAGAAGCTGTATCTACAATAGTAACCAGCGAGTCCATTTTCCATAAG GGTTTGTACTATCAGGTCGGTGATGTTGTTTCGGTTACTGATGAAGATGATGGTAAAACATACTATGCCCAGATCAGAGGTTTCGTTCAGGATCAGTACTGTGAGAAGAGTGCGGCTCTGACATGGCTGATCCCTACTCTGTCAAGTCCACAGGACTGCTTTGATCCAGCATCTTATATAATAG GACCAGATGAAGATCTCCCCAGGAAAATGGAATGTCTGGACTTTGTGTGTCATGCTCCTTCGGAATATTTCAAATCTCGTTCATCCCCCTTCCCCACCTTGCCCACCAGACCTGAAAAGGGGTACATTTGGACTCATATGGGCCCCACTCCTGCAATCAACATAAAGGAAGCTATTGCAAACCACTTATAG